The bacterium genomic sequence TGGGCATTCCCGTTGCGCTTATGGCGGCGCTCGGTTTTCTGAATTTCGTCGGCGGCACCTTGAACATGCTCTCCATGTTCGCCTTCATCATGGTGCTCGGTATCTTGGTGGATGACGCCATCGTGGTGGCCGAAAATATCTACACGAAATTTAAGGAGGGCCGGCCGTTTCTCGAGGCCGCCATCGAGGGGGCCTACGAGGTCGCCTGGCCAGTGGTAGGCACTGTCACCACCACGATCGCCGCCTTTGTGCCACTGATGATGGTCGAGGGGACGATCGGAAAGTTCATGGCGGTGCTGCCGGTGGTGGTGATCGCCTCGCTCATCGCCTCGCTGATCGAGTCGCTGTTCATTCTCCCGGCGCACCTGGCGGACTGGCTCCGCCTCCCGCGAGAGGGAACCTTCTCCAGCCGGCTCCGCGCCCGGATCGACGGGCGGGTCGAATGGACGATTCACAGGACCTATGCCCCCGCCGTGCGGTTTTGCCTGGAGGCCAGGTACCTGGTTGCGGCCGCGGCGGTGGCGGTCTTCGTCATCACGCTGGGGCTGGCGGTCGGCGGCCACGTGCGATTTTTGTTCTTCCCGAAATTCGACGCCGACTGGGTGGAGGCCAGGCTCATTTTCCCGGAGGGAACCCCGATCGAGCAGACGGCCAATGCCGCCAAGCGGATCGAGGTGGCCGCGAAGGCGCTCAATATGGAATTCAAGACAAAAACGGGCGAGCCCGCCGTCAAGCATGTATTTTCCTTGCTCGGGGTTCACGTGACACAAAACCGCACGACTGTATCGGGCAGTCACGTTACGCACTTGATCGTCGAGCTTCTCCCCTCGGAGCGGCGCGGCTTCTCCAGCAACGAACTCGTCAACCGGTGGCGGGAATTGACCGGCCTGATCCCGGACACCATCAGCCTGACTTTTGGCGGAGTGGCGGTACGCCCCAGCGGAAAACCAATCGAGGTGCAATTCGCGGGTGATCGTATCGCGGATCTTCGCGCGGCAGCCGCCGCGCTCAAGGCAGAGCTCAAAAAATACCCCGGCGTGCAGGACATCGAGGATGACTTCCGCCCCAGCAAGCTGGAGTTGCGCGCGGCGCTCAAGCCGCAGGCGCGGGTGCTGGGGGTGACGCTGCAGGATCTGGCTCTTCAGCTGCGGGCCGGCTTTTTCGGCCTCGAGGTACTGCGCCTCCAGCGCGGGAGGGACGACGTGAAGGTGAAACTCCGCTATCCGCCCGAGGAGCGCCGGGCGCTGGGAGATGTCGAAAACATGCGCATCCGCACGGGGACGGGGGTGGAGATTCCCTTCTCCGAGGTGGCCGATGTCCAGATGACCCGCGGCCTCTCGGAGATCAAGCGCATCGACCGGCGGCGCGTCATCGCGGTCACGGCGGAGATCGACGAGGCCAAGGCCAATCCGACCGAGATTCTGGGGGCGCTTCAAAAGACATTCTTTCCGCAACTGCTCCGCTCCATTCCGGGGGTGCGGGTGCGCTTCGAGGGGCAGGCGAAGGACACGCGCGAATCATTGGGGAGCCTCTTCCGTGGATTCCTGATCGCGGCGATGGTCATCTACGGCATTCTGGCCACCCTGTTCCGCAGCTACTTTCAGCCCCTCATCGTGATGAGCGCTATCCCCTTCGGCTTCGTCGGGGCCGTGTGGGGGCACATCCTCATGGGTTACGATATTTCGATGATGAGTCTTCTGGGGGTCGTCGCCCTCTCCGGGGTGGTGGTGAACGACTCGCTCGTTCTGCTCGATTTCGTGAACCGCTTCATCTCGCGGGGGACCGAGGTGCACCCGGCCCTCGTGCAGGCGGGGATATCGCGCTTCCGGCCCATCGTCCTGACCACCCTGACCACGGCCGCGGGCCTGGGGCCGATGATCTTCGAGCGAAGCTTCCAGGCGCAGTTCCTCATCCCGATGGCCCTCAGCCTGTGCTTCGGCCTGCTCTTCGCAACCGTCATCACCCTGGTGCTTGTCCCGGTGTTTTCGCTGATCGGAAACGACATCGTCCGCGGTCTGCACCGCCTGTGGGGAGGACGATGGCCGAGCCGCGAGGAGGTGGACGTCCACTGGCCGGGCCCGCCCGCATCCGGGCTTGACCGCACGGCGGCGGAAGGGTAGTTAATCAGGGACATTCCGCGCGCAGCGACCGGAAATTCTTTGCATTTGCGGAAAAATTCAGTTCGACCGCCGAATCCACTTTGAATCGCTTTCCCTTCGGGGAAAATTGGGGAGAGCCTGCGAATGAGCGAACCGAACGGCGTCCGCTACGGCGAGGAAGTCAAAAAGGAGATGGAGGCGGTTTTTCTCAATGCCCCGAACGAGCTGGAGGTGGGGCTGGCCCCCACGCCGGTGCCGCTGACGGGCGAGGTGCTCGTCAAGGTCGAGAGCACGACCATCTGCGGCACGGACATCGAGATCATCAAGGGAAACCATGCCCCTCGGTGGCCGAGCCAGTTCCCGGCCATCATCGGCCATGAATGGGCCGGCCGCATCGTGGCCATGGGGCCCCACACCGAGGGCTTCGGTCTGGAGATGGGCGACCATGTGGCGGGAACCAGCCACGCCGGCTGCGGCGCCTGCCGAATGTGCCTCATCGGGCGCTACAACCTCTGCTACAACTATGGCAACACCATCACTGGTCACCGCCAGTACGGCCACGTCTCGCAGGGCTCCTACGCCGAGTACGTCGCCAACAACATCCGGGCGTTGCACAAGATGCCCAAGGACATGCCCTTCGAGGTGGGCTCTGTTGTCGATCCGGCCGCCTGCGGCCTCTGGACGGCCAAGCGCGCCGGGATCAACGCGGGCGACACGGTTGTTGTCCTCGGCTCGGGGCCGATCGGTGTGTTCGCCTTCGAGTCGGCGCGCGCCCTGGGCGCGGGCCGGGTGATCGTCGTGGGCGGCGGCAAGCGCCTCGAGATGATCGCCGCCCAGGGGGTCGAGACGGTAAGCTACCGCGAGGGTGGGGTTCCCGAAAAGATTCACCAGATGACGGATGGCAAAAAAGCCAACGTCGTCCTCGAGACGGCGGGGACGAGTGAGAGCTTCAAGTGGACGGTCGAGTGCGCCGGCAAGGGTGCGCGCATCGCCATCACGGGGATTCCCGACGATATTCCCGATTTCGTGTGGAAGCGCGTCGTCCTCGAAGAGATGGACATTTTCGGCGTGCGCGCGAATCCGAACTGCGGCGATGAGGTCATCGCGATGATCCAGGGCGGGCGGATCCAGGTCACGCCCTAC encodes the following:
- a CDS encoding efflux RND transporter permease subunit, whose product is MKRMIAVAAENPVFANLLMAILIIFGVGAIVQIKSELVPQFSLDRVQVAVTWEGASPEEVEEGLCIKIEEALTSVEGVKQITSTALEHRCVVVAELESWVKDLRKTQDDIKDAVDQIDTFPDEIERPVVTEVKRIDQVLDIAVYGNVPEVALKRIAEEIKDDLIEMRGVSQVVISGLREWEIAIEVSEATLRQYGLTFSGLADIIRKNVLELSGGDIRSPERRIRIRTLGKRYTGREFENLVILTRKDGTILRLGEIARVVDGFEDTDQTGRFNGKPAALIVVNKTEEEDALGIAKAVKAYVERKRKELPRGVEIAHWADTSRMIEDRLDLLLRNGRLGLVLVFLSLWLFLNIRLSFWVAMGIPVALMAALGFLNFVGGTLNMLSMFAFIMVLGILVDDAIVVAENIYTKFKEGRPFLEAAIEGAYEVAWPVVGTVTTTIAAFVPLMMVEGTIGKFMAVLPVVVIASLIASLIESLFILPAHLADWLRLPREGTFSSRLRARIDGRVEWTIHRTYAPAVRFCLEARYLVAAAAVAVFVITLGLAVGGHVRFLFFPKFDADWVEARLIFPEGTPIEQTANAAKRIEVAAKALNMEFKTKTGEPAVKHVFSLLGVHVTQNRTTVSGSHVTHLIVELLPSERRGFSSNELVNRWRELTGLIPDTISLTFGGVAVRPSGKPIEVQFAGDRIADLRAAAAALKAELKKYPGVQDIEDDFRPSKLELRAALKPQARVLGVTLQDLALQLRAGFFGLEVLRLQRGRDDVKVKLRYPPEERRALGDVENMRIRTGTGVEIPFSEVADVQMTRGLSEIKRIDRRRVIAVTAEIDEAKANPTEILGALQKTFFPQLLRSIPGVRVRFEGQAKDTRESLGSLFRGFLIAAMVIYGILATLFRSYFQPLIVMSAIPFGFVGAVWGHILMGYDISMMSLLGVVALSGVVVNDSLVLLDFVNRFISRGTEVHPALVQAGISRFRPIVLTTLTTAAGLGPMIFERSFQAQFLIPMALSLCFGLLFATVITLVLVPVFSLIGNDIVRGLHRLWGGRWPSREEVDVHWPGPPASGLDRTAAEG
- a CDS encoding alcohol dehydrogenase catalytic domain-containing protein yields the protein MSEPNGVRYGEEVKKEMEAVFLNAPNELEVGLAPTPVPLTGEVLVKVESTTICGTDIEIIKGNHAPRWPSQFPAIIGHEWAGRIVAMGPHTEGFGLEMGDHVAGTSHAGCGACRMCLIGRYNLCYNYGNTITGHRQYGHVSQGSYAEYVANNIRALHKMPKDMPFEVGSVVDPAACGLWTAKRAGINAGDTVVVLGSGPIGVFAFESARALGAGRVIVVGGGKRLEMIAAQGVETVSYREGGVPEKIHQMTDGKKANVVLETAGTSESFKWTVECAGKGARIAITGIPDDIPDFVWKRVVLEEMDIFGVRANPNCGDEVIAMIQGGRIQVTPYITHRFPLRQYQEAYDTFVARKDGAMLVNLTPGA